TACGCTTCGTCAGCTTCTCACTCTCAACCCGAGACGGCTCGCGCCCTGTCTGCACGCGCCGCTTCAGTCGGGGTCTGATTCCGTGCTGAGACGTATGGGCCGCCACTGGTATACCGCGCAAAGTTATGCAGACGCCATCGAGGAAATCGTGGGTAACAGCGAGGTATTCGGCCTGTCAGCCGATGTCATCGCAGGATTTCCGGGAGAGACCGATGATGATCATGCAGCGACACTTGCGCTGGTTGAACGGCTCCCGTTCACATCATTGCATGTGTTTCCTTACTCCCCCCGGCCCGGAACCGCGGCGCTCAGGCTCGGTAATCAGGTAAGCTCGCCGATCGTGGCTGCGAGGGCGGGCGAGTTGCGCTCCGCGGGGGCCGCCAGATCGCGTGGACATGCCACGCGGCGGGATGGCGGACGTGCGGATGTCGTCGTGACCGGGCGCGGCAGGGGACTTACCGAGGACTATCTTTCGGTCATGGTCGCCGATCCTGCCCTTCCGCGACGCACGCGCTTTCAGGCAACTCTGGAATGCATCGATGGGCAGCTTATCGCCAATCCAGTCCCCGCGAACCACTCATGACATCCCTGCTTCGTTCGACGGTTTACATCGAAACTTACGGATGCCAGATGAATGTAAGTGACTCCGAGCTCATGCTCGGCAAGCTTGCTGCGTCCGGATACGATTCGGTGGATGCGCCCGAGGCAGCCGACGTGATTCTCGTCAATACCTGCGCGATCCGGGAACACGCCGAACAACGGGTGATGGGCCGGCTCGGCGAAATGAAGAGCAGGATGAAGCCCGACGCGATTCTCGGTGTAACCGGGTGCATGGCCCAGAGACTTGGACCAGAGCTGTTGAAAAAGGCAAAACACGTCAGCCTCGTTATCGGGCCTGACGGTTACCGATCGCTTCCGCTGATGATCGAACGCGCGCGGCAAGGTGGAAGGGCCAGTGCCACCGATTTCGATCTCGAGGAGCATTACGAGGATTTTGCGCCGCGACGGTTTGACGGAGTCAAGGCGTGGATCCCCGTGCAGCGCGGCTGTGATTATCGATGTACCTATTGCATCGTTCCGACTACCCGCGGCCCGGAGCGTAGTCGGAACCTCGAGCAGGTGGTTCGGGAGACTGCCGAGGTGGTCGCTCAGGGAATGTCGGAAGTCGTGCTGCTTGGGCAGACGGTGAATTCATACACTGACGGCCGCCACGACTTCGCCGATCTGCTGCGCGCTGTTGGTTCCGTATCGGGGATTCGCCGGCTGAGATTCACCAGCCCGCATCCGAACGATTTCAGCGATCGAGTCATTGATGCCATGGCTGAAACCACGGCGGTGTGCGAGCATGTTCATCTCCCGATGCAATCGGGCTCGAGCCGCACCCTCAAGCGAATGCTGAGGCGTTACACAAGGGACGGCTATCTCGAATGTGTGCGCCGCCTGCGCGATGCCATACCCGGCTTGTCCGTGACAACCGACGTCATCGTCGGTTTCCCAGGTGAAAGTGAAATGGATTTTCAGGAAACCCTGAGCGCCGTCGACGAAATCGGGTTCGACGATGCATTCACCTTCAAGTTTTCCCCTCGCGAGGGAACTCCCGCAACGAAAATGTCCGCAAGCGACACTGTCCCGGACAACGTTGCCAGCGAGCGGCTTGCCCGCCTGATCAAGGCCGTCCGGGACGGAATGCGGGAGCGAAACATTCTTCTGCTTGGCCAGCGCCGGGAAGTGCTCATCGAAAAGGAAGCGAGACGAGGCGGCCTCCTCCAGGCTCGTACAAGAGACTTCAAGACAGTCATCATTCCCGGCGAACCGGCGATGATCGGTCAATACGTAACCGCTGAGCTTACCGGGACCACCGGCTCGACGTTTACAGGGTCTGTCGTTCGCCAGCGTGCAGGCCTTCCGATGGCGCATTAACGATTCTCTGCGAACCCGGACGATTCCCGGGATCATGACATCCTGAGTTAGCGTAGCGCAAACCTGAAATGGGGAGCGCCTCTGCCGCTGATCGCCATCGCCTACGGCTGTTTCGCCACCGGGCTGCTGCTCGGCTTCGCAGACCTGGCGTGGTTCGCGGTTACAGCTGCCGCAATCGGTGTCTGCGCGGCGTGGCTCCGCCAAAGCATCGTGTTGGCGGCATTGTGCCTGGTGATGGCTGGAGGGGCGGTGATTGCTGCTATCTCGGAAAAGCCCTTACGGCCCGTTGGCAGGGTTCGAACGATCGCCGGGTCAGAACTGACAGCGCTGGAGCGGGCCAGACGGCGCGCGACCGCCTCGATCGACCATGTTTTTGGGCCCGACGCCCCGATGGCGCGTGCCCTCCTGATCGCGGATCAGCACGACATTCCGCCCGAGATACGGGACCGCTATGCTACTGCCGGAATCATACATATGCTTTCGATCTCTGGCCTGCACGTAGCAATTATCGCAAGCGCCGTCACAGTTGTGCTGCAGGTCGCCCGGCTTCCTCACGCTGTGGCGTCAATCTCATCACTCGCCATCATCGCGCTCTATGTAGCACTTATCGGCGCGCCTGCACCGGCCCTCAGATCGGGTGTGATGCTGGCCGCCGTCACCGCGTCGCGTATTAGTCAGCGACCGGTTTCCCCGTGGGCAGCCCTCGCGCTCGGGGCGTTCGTGCCGCTTTTCTCGCCGCGGGTCGTAACCGATCTCGGCTACCAGCTCAGCGTTGTGGGAATTGCGGGTCTGATCGCAAGTGGCGCCTTGTCGCGCCGGGTTCTGGCGAGCCGGGTGGAAGGCGTAAGGCTGACTATCGCACGCGATGTGCTGACATCGGCGATAGCAACGGTGGTGACGGCCCCTCTCATCGCCTGGTATTTCGGCAGGATCAGTCTGGTTGCCCCCTTTTCGAATCTCGCTGCAGGGCCGGTCATCGCGATCCTTCAACCCACGCTTTTTCTCGCTCTCCTGCTGGCGCCCGTCCCATCCATCGGTGCGTTCGTCGCCGACGCCGCGCACCCGCTGCTCCGCGTTTTCGACGGGATTGCCGCGATCGCGGCAGGGCTCCCCTACGCTTCGGTAAGCGTTATTCCGTCACTGGTATCGGTGGTAGCGGCCGCTGTCGCGGTCGCGGCACTGATCTGGGGTTGTGTTTCGCGCTATCCCCTCCGGCCCATCGTTGTAGCCGGTGGAGCATTTGCACTGATCGTGTGGAGTCCTGTGGTTGGGTTACCATACGGGGGCGGCATGGAAATGCACGTCCTCGATGTGGGGCAGGGGGATGCCGTCCTCATCCGGACTGATCGTGGCCGCTGGATACTCTTCGATGCCGGACGGGTATGGGAGAGCGGGGACGCCGGGCGCTCGGTGATCATTCCGTACGTGATGCGGCGAGGTGGAGAGGTCAATGCGTTTGTGTTGTCGCATGCGCACGCCGATCATGTTGGCGGGGCTTCCACCGTCATGCGTGCTTTCCGTCCTCAATGGTTCTGGGATGCTGCCTTCGTCCAGGGAAGTGCTGTCTACGATATGTCGCTTCGCACGGCTCGAGAGTCAGGCGTCGTCTGGAGACGGGTCCACGCGGGAGACCGCATGCAGGTCGACGGCGTGAGCGTGCATTTTCTCGCTCCCGACTCAGCCTGGACAGCATCTCTCTCCGATCCCAACGACGCAAGCACGGTTGCTCTTGTACAGTTCGGATCATCCCGTTTCCTTCTTGTAGGGGATGCGGAATATGAAGAGGAGCGGTGGCTGCTCCGGAATGCCGCGGCCGACCTGCGCGCCGATGTCCTGAAGGTAGGCCACCACGGCAGCTCGACCAGCAGCAGCGACGCATTTCTATCGGCCGTAGGTCCGTCGCTTGCCCTCATCTCGGT
The DNA window shown above is from Gemmatimonadaceae bacterium and carries:
- a CDS encoding DNA internalization-related competence protein ComEC/Rec2, with product MAALCLVMAGGAVIAAISEKPLRPVGRVRTIAGSELTALERARRRATASIDHVFGPDAPMARALLIADQHDIPPEIRDRYATAGIIHMLSISGLHVAIIASAVTVVLQVARLPHAVASISSLAIIALYVALIGAPAPALRSGVMLAAVTASRISQRPVSPWAALALGAFVPLFSPRVVTDLGYQLSVVGIAGLIASGALSRRVLASRVEGVRLTIARDVLTSAIATVVTAPLIAWYFGRISLVAPFSNLAAGPVIAILQPTLFLALLLAPVPSIGAFVADAAHPLLRVFDGIAAIAAGLPYASVSVIPSLVSVVAAAVAVAALIWGCVSRYPLRPIVVAGGAFALIVWSPVVGLPYGGGMEMHVLDVGQGDAVLIRTDRGRWILFDAGRVWESGDAGRSVIIPYVMRRGGEVNAFVLSHAHADHVGGASTVMRAFRPQWFWDAAFVQGSAVYDMSLRTARESGVVWRRVHAGDRMQVDGVSVHFLAPDSAWTASLSDPNDASTVALVQFGSSRFLLVGDAEYEEERWLLRNAAADLRADVLKVGHHGSSTSSSDAFLSAVGPSLALISVGAGNVYGHPSRDVLAALARAGAEVARTDLDGTIVVRTNGRRITFETRGDRWDISPE
- the miaB gene encoding tRNA (N6-isopentenyl adenosine(37)-C2)-methylthiotransferase MiaB → MTSLLRSTVYIETYGCQMNVSDSELMLGKLAASGYDSVDAPEAADVILVNTCAIREHAEQRVMGRLGEMKSRMKPDAILGVTGCMAQRLGPELLKKAKHVSLVIGPDGYRSLPLMIERARQGGRASATDFDLEEHYEDFAPRRFDGVKAWIPVQRGCDYRCTYCIVPTTRGPERSRNLEQVVRETAEVVAQGMSEVVLLGQTVNSYTDGRHDFADLLRAVGSVSGIRRLRFTSPHPNDFSDRVIDAMAETTAVCEHVHLPMQSGSSRTLKRMLRRYTRDGYLECVRRLRDAIPGLSVTTDVIVGFPGESEMDFQETLSAVDEIGFDDAFTFKFSPREGTPATKMSASDTVPDNVASERLARLIKAVRDGMRERNILLLGQRREVLIEKEARRGGLLQARTRDFKTVIIPGEPAMIGQYVTAELTGTTGSTFTGSVVRQRAGLPMAH